One Ricinus communis isolate WT05 ecotype wild-type chromosome 7, ASM1957865v1, whole genome shotgun sequence genomic region harbors:
- the LOC8264237 gene encoding LOW QUALITY PROTEIN: 50S ribosomal subunit assembly factor BipA (The sequence of the model RefSeq protein was modified relative to this genomic sequence to represent the inferred CDS: inserted 1 base in 1 codon; deleted 2 bases in 1 codon), protein MAGPLLRYLSSSTRKSFSSSSSLLSRAFSAASASAAATSTSAAPNPSLDPSRLRNVAVIAHVDHGKTTLMDRLLRQCGADIPHERAMDSISLERERGITIASKVTSISWKENELNMVDTPGHADFGGEVERVVGMVEGAVLVVDAGEGPLAQTKFVLAKALKYGLRPILLLNKVDRPAVSEEMCNEVESLVFDLFANLGATEEQLDFPVLYASAKEGWASSTFTKDPPADAKDMSQLLDTIVRHVPSPKASLDAPFQMLVSMMERDFYLGRILTGRIAAGVIRVGDRIHGLHDTDSGVQKIEEGKVLKLMKKKGTSMVHIDSAGAGDIVSVAGMTSPSIGHTIANVEVMNALPTVELDPPTISMTFGVNDSPLAGRDGTHLTGGRIGDRLAAEAETNLAINVIPGLAESYEVQGRGELQLGILIENMRREGFELSVSPPKVMYKTVNGEKLEPIEEVTIEVNEEHVGLIMEALSHRRGEVVDMGPVPGSVGRTRLSLTCPSRGLVGYRSVFSSDXRGTGFMHRAFLTYAKHRGSLGNVRKGVLVSVGYGAITAHALMSLEARGTLFVTPGMETYDGMIVGEHSRDSDLDINPVRSKELTNVRAASKDENVRLSPPRLMTLEEAIGYVASDELIEVTPKAIRLRKRHLDVNKRKAMSKRPKE, encoded by the exons ATGGCAGGTCCTCTACTTCGCTATCTCAGTTCCTCCACCagaaaatctttttcttcttcttcttctcttctctcGCGCGCCTTCTCGGCGGCTTCTGCCTCAGCCGCCGCCACCTCCACGTCAGCAGCACCAAATCCATCGTTAGACCCGAGCCGGTTGCGAAACGTAGCAGTAATAGCTCATGTGGATCACGGAAAGACAACACTTATGGACCGTTTATTAAGGCAGTGCGGAGCTGATATACCTCACGAGCGTGCCATGGACTCTATTAGTCTTGAGCGTGAGCGTGGTATCACTATTGCCTCTaag GTTACATCCATTTCATGGAAAGAGAATGAGCTGAACATGGTTGATACACCTGGACATGCTGATTTTGGTGGTGAA GTTGAGCGGGTGGTTGGGATGGTTGAAGGAGCAGTGTTAGTTGTAGATGCTGGTGAAGGTCCACTTGCACAGACAAAATTTGTTCTTGCTAAAGCATTGAAGTATGGGCTGCGCCCTATTCTACTTTTAAACAAAGTAGATAGGCC CGCGGTGTCCGAGGAAATGTGTAATGAAGTTGAGAGCCTTGTTTTTGATCTATTCGCAAACCTTGGTGCCACAG AGGAACAGCTCGATTTTCCTGTTCTTTATGCTTCTGCTAAAGAAGGCTGGGCATCCTCCACCTTCACTAAAGATCCTCCTGCTGATGCAAAAGATATGTCACAGTTACTTGATACCATCGTAAGACATGTTCCATCACCAAAAGCCAGTCTTGATGCACCTTTTCAGATGCTG GTTTCCATGATGGAACGAGACTTTTATCTCGGGCGGATCTTAACTGGACGCATTGCTGCTGGAGTCATTCGTGTCGGGGACCGAATACATGGACTGCATGAT ACGGATTCTGGTGTCCAGAAaattgaagaaggaaag GTTCTGAAGCTAATGAAAAAGAAGGGTACAAGCATGGTTCACATTGACAGTGCAGGAGCTGGTGATATAGTATCAGTGGCTGGGATGACAAGTCCATCAATAGGCCATACAATAGCAAACGTTGAG GTTATGAATGCATTACCAACTGTTGAGCTGGACCCTCCAACCATTTCTATGACCTTTGGTGTCAATGACTCTCCGTTAGCTGGCCGAGATGGCACCCAT TTGACTGGAGGAAGAATTGGTGATCGGTTAGCGGCTGAAGCTGAAACTAATCTTGCCATAAATGTGATTCCTGGCTTGGCAGAATCATATGAGGTTCAAGGAAGAGGAGAACTTCAACTCG GTATTTTAATTGAGAATATGAGGCGTGAAGGATTTGAGCTATCTGTCTCACCACCTAAAGTCAT GTATAAAACTGTGAATGGTGAGAAGCTTGAACCAATTGAAGAAGTGACCATTGAG GTAAATGAAGAGCATGTGGGATTAATTATGGAGGCTCTCTCTCACAGACGAGGTGAAGTTGTCGATATGGGTCCCGTACCTGGATCTGTGGGCAGGACTAGGTTGTCTTTGACTTGTCCATCAAG GGGCCTGGTTGGTTATAGGAGTGTGTTCAGCAGTG AGCGTGGAACTGGATTTATGCACCGTGCTTTCCTGA CCTATGCAAAACACCGGGGCTCGCTTGGAAATGTTAGGAAAGGAGTATTG GTATCAGTGGGCTATGGTGCAATTACAGCTCATGCACTAATGAGCTTAGAAGCTCGTGGAACACTCTTTGTTACTCCTGGAATGGAG ACATACGATGGCATGATTGTAGGTGAACATTCAAGGGATTCAGATCTTGAT ATCAACCCAGTCAGAAGTAAGGAACTTACTAATGTTCGTGCTGCTAGCAAAGATGAGAATGTGAGACTATCTCCACCTCGTCTG ATGACTCTTGAAGAAGCCATTGGTTATGTAGCTTCTGATGAGCTTATTGAG GTTACGCCTAAGGCCATCCGCTTAAGAAAAAGGCACCTGGATGTTAATAAGCGTAAAGCCATGAGCAAGAGACCAAAGGAATAG
- the LOC8264236 gene encoding rac-like GTP-binding protein RAC2 isoform X1 has product MSTARFIKCVTVGDGAVGKTCMLISYTSNTFPTDYVPTVFDNFSANVVVDGSTVNLGLWDTAGQEDYNRLRPLSYRGADVFLLAFSLISKASYENISKKWVPELRHYAPTVPIVLVGTKLDLRDDKQYLIDHPGATPITAAQGEELKKMVGAAVYIECSSKTQQNVKAVFDAAIKVVLQPPKPKKKKRKARPSCFFL; this is encoded by the exons ATGAGCACAGCTAGGTTTATCAAGTGTGTAACTGTTGGTGATGGAGCGGTTGGAAAGACATGCATGCTCATTTCTTACACGAGCAATACCTTCCCCACt GATTACGTTCCTACGGTGTTTGACAACTTCAGTGCTAATGTAGTTGTTGATGGCAGCACAGTCAATCTTGGCTTGTGGGATACTGCAG GACAGGAAGATTATAACAGATTGAGGCCTTTGAGTTATAGAGGTGCAGATGTGTTTCTTTTGGCCTTTTCCCTTATCAGCAAAGCTAGCTATGAAAATATTTCCAAGAAG TGGGTACCTGAGCTTAGGCATTATGCACCAACTGTACCAATTGTACTGGTGGGAACCAAACTTG ATTTGCGAGACGACAAACAGTATTTGATCGATCATCCTGGTGCTACACCAATCACAGCTGCTCAG GGGGAGGAACTGAAGAAAATGGTAGGTGCTGCAGTTTATATAGAATGTAGTTCAAAGACTCAACAG AATGTGAAAGCAGTGTTTGATGCAGCAATCAAGGTTGTTTTGCAGCCTCCTAAaccgaaaaagaaaaaaaggaaagcaaGACCATCATGCTTTTTTCTGTAA
- the LOC8264236 gene encoding rac-like GTP-binding protein RAC2 isoform X2 — protein sequence MSTARFIKCVTVGDGAVGKTCMLISYTSNTFPTDYVPTVFDNFSANVVVDGSTVNLGLWDTAGQEDYNRLRPLSYRGADVFLLAFSLISKASYENISKKWVPELRHYAPTVPIVLVGTKLDLRDDKQYLIDHPGATPITAAQGEELKKMVGAAVYIECSSKTQQVSNQISSSSIHRKCESSV from the exons ATGAGCACAGCTAGGTTTATCAAGTGTGTAACTGTTGGTGATGGAGCGGTTGGAAAGACATGCATGCTCATTTCTTACACGAGCAATACCTTCCCCACt GATTACGTTCCTACGGTGTTTGACAACTTCAGTGCTAATGTAGTTGTTGATGGCAGCACAGTCAATCTTGGCTTGTGGGATACTGCAG GACAGGAAGATTATAACAGATTGAGGCCTTTGAGTTATAGAGGTGCAGATGTGTTTCTTTTGGCCTTTTCCCTTATCAGCAAAGCTAGCTATGAAAATATTTCCAAGAAG TGGGTACCTGAGCTTAGGCATTATGCACCAACTGTACCAATTGTACTGGTGGGAACCAAACTTG ATTTGCGAGACGACAAACAGTATTTGATCGATCATCCTGGTGCTACACCAATCACAGCTGCTCAG GGGGAGGAACTGAAGAAAATGGTAGGTGCTGCAGTTTATATAGAATGTAGTTCAAAGACTCAACAGGTTAGTAACCAAATCTCTTCCTCTTCGATCCACAGAA AATGTGAAAGCAGTGTTTGA
- the LOC125370606 gene encoding LOB domain-containing protein 15-like isoform X1, with product MHKYIYILLQWPPSFHVTVDNYFVSHLLVLSVLFIQTSPFHSYYQKIKNKHMRDMQRNGNNGTAVPGTHAACASCKHQRKKCGEDCILHPYFPAEKSQEFQAVHRVFGVSNVMKLIRSVGVEDRQRLAESLIWEASCRQKDPVLGPFGEYTKVSDELKLYKTHMLTQTHQHHQLVTVANHQNQLLMPPTPPQQSMMYKPPIGWHGANGMKSAGIGRGGGGGYAYSHDNGNIDPASCTYTNFSYNNNNNVQGLDKVKKQERDVSTRLVTSQQPLQQQHHSVTNSFSEQQYYLSGQYGSINGKKMDTTLWETGP from the exons atgcataaatatatatatattcttttacagTGGCCACCATCTTTTCATGTCACTGTAGACAACTATTttgtttctcatcttcttgtTTTATCCGTATTATTTATACAAACATCTCCTTTTCattcatattatcaaaaaattaaaaacaaacacATGCGAG ATATGCAAAGGAATGGTAACAATGGCACGGCGGTACCGGGAACACATGCGGCATGTGCTTCCTGCAAGCATCAGAGGAAGAAGTGCGGTGAGGATTGCATTTTGCACCCATATTTTCCGGCAGAAAAGAGTCAGGAATTCCAAGCTGTTCACAGAGTGTTTGGCGTAAGCAAtgttatgaaattaataagaaGTGTTGGAGTTGAGGATCGGCAGAGACTGGCGGAGTCTTTGATTTGGGAAGCTTCTTGCAGACAGAAAGACCCAGTTTTAGGTCCTTTTGGAGAGTATACAAAAGTTTCAGATGAACTTAAGTTGTATAAAACCCATATGCTAACTCAAACGCACCAGCATCATCAATTGGTCACGGTGGCAAATCACCAGAATCAACTGCTAATGCCGCCTACACCGCCGCAGCAGAGCATGATGTACAAGCCACCGATCGGTTGGCATGGTGCTAATGGAATGAAGAGTGCCGGAATTGGACGTGGAGGAGGAGGCGGATATGCTTATAGCCATGATAATGGGAATATTGATCCAGCTTCATGTACTTATACCAACTTCAGttataacaataacaataatgtGCAAGGATTagataaagttaaaaaacaagaaagagaTGTTAGTACTCGTCTCGTTACATCTCAGCAGCCATTGCAGCAGCAGCATCATTCTGTTACTAATTCATTTAGCGAGCAGCAGTACTACCTTTCAG GCCAGTATGGTTCTATTAATGGCAAGAAGATGGATACTACGCTATGGGAGACTGGACCATAA
- the LOC125370606 gene encoding protein LATERAL ORGAN BOUNDARIES-like isoform X2, translating into MQRNGNNGTAVPGTHAACASCKHQRKKCGEDCILHPYFPAEKSQEFQAVHRVFGVSNVMKLIRSVGVEDRQRLAESLIWEASCRQKDPVLGPFGEYTKVSDELKLYKTHMLTQTHQHHQLVTVANHQNQLLMPPTPPQQSMMYKPPIGWHGANGMKSAGIGRGGGGGYAYSHDNGNIDPASCTYTNFSYNNNNNVQGLDKVKKQERDVSTRLVTSQQPLQQQHHSVTNSFSEQQYYLSGQYGSINGKKMDTTLWETGP; encoded by the exons ATGCAAAGGAATGGTAACAATGGCACGGCGGTACCGGGAACACATGCGGCATGTGCTTCCTGCAAGCATCAGAGGAAGAAGTGCGGTGAGGATTGCATTTTGCACCCATATTTTCCGGCAGAAAAGAGTCAGGAATTCCAAGCTGTTCACAGAGTGTTTGGCGTAAGCAAtgttatgaaattaataagaaGTGTTGGAGTTGAGGATCGGCAGAGACTGGCGGAGTCTTTGATTTGGGAAGCTTCTTGCAGACAGAAAGACCCAGTTTTAGGTCCTTTTGGAGAGTATACAAAAGTTTCAGATGAACTTAAGTTGTATAAAACCCATATGCTAACTCAAACGCACCAGCATCATCAATTGGTCACGGTGGCAAATCACCAGAATCAACTGCTAATGCCGCCTACACCGCCGCAGCAGAGCATGATGTACAAGCCACCGATCGGTTGGCATGGTGCTAATGGAATGAAGAGTGCCGGAATTGGACGTGGAGGAGGAGGCGGATATGCTTATAGCCATGATAATGGGAATATTGATCCAGCTTCATGTACTTATACCAACTTCAGttataacaataacaataatgtGCAAGGATTagataaagttaaaaaacaagaaagagaTGTTAGTACTCGTCTCGTTACATCTCAGCAGCCATTGCAGCAGCAGCATCATTCTGTTACTAATTCATTTAGCGAGCAGCAGTACTACCTTTCAG GCCAGTATGGTTCTATTAATGGCAAGAAGATGGATACTACGCTATGGGAGACTGGACCATAA
- the LOC8264234 gene encoding glucosidase 2 subunit beta translates to MEMTHFSFRLHNFIPFSLISFYFFIPFAHSKSSLLGVHPLDEKYFASRVIQCKDGSKSFTRDCFNDNFCDCVDGTDEPGTSACPRGKFYCRNLGSKPQFIFSSRVNDQICDCCDGSDEYDSSVNCPNTCVMGGDLNYRIGSRISSIDVNESKETVLREDLLHKATALQMVIILQVVLLGCVLIYRLFRRRAKLKRRHYQ, encoded by the exons ATGGAGATGACCCATTTCAGTTTCAGACTCCACAACTTCATCCCCTTCTCTCTCATCTCCTTCTATTTCTTTATACCCTTTGCTCATTCCAAATCATCTCTTCTCGGTGTCCACCCTTTAG ATGAGAAGTACTTTGCTTCAAGGGTTATCCAGTGCAAGGACGGCTCAAAATCCTTCACTAGAGATTGTTTCAATGATAATTTCTGTGATTGTGTTGATGGGACGGATGAACCCG GAACTTCAGCCTGTCCCAGAGGCAAATTTTATTGCAGGAATTTAGGAAGTAAACCTCAGTTTATTTTTTCATCTCGTGTTAATGATCAAATTTGTG ATTGCTGTGATGGAAGTGATGAGTATGATAGTAGTGTCAACTGCCCGAACACGTGTGTCATGGGTGGTGACCTGAATTACAGGATTGGAAGTCGTATCTCATCTATTGATGTAAATGAATCAAAAGAGACAGTTCTTCGGGAGGATCTGTTGCATAAGGCTACAG CGTTGCAGATGGTAATAATCCTGCAGGTGGTTCTCCTTGGTTGCGTGCTGATATATCGATTATTTCGTCGGCGTGCCAAATTAAAAAGAAGGCATTATCAATGA
- the LOC8264233 gene encoding pentatricopeptide repeat-containing protein At1g06270, which yields MATTCLTIFFYVGTFDLSKMIVRAAIKLHQIAFNFSLCRSISSLERSIKAAIETESYQEIPDLLISSKIQSLHNPNPFSFLSTFPLNQRTHIIDKILQSFITIRPHSRLKLVYSCLLSHTLQSPNPLPLALAILQRGFRSGFMPEPQIRLFLTSAWLNTRVQLHTVAGILLEMESIGYYPDCGICNYIIYSLCSVDQLPEAVKVLKGMSGAGCVPDLECYDTVIGSMSKARKTVDAVEIMKEMVVKVGLNPRQGTMMKLAAALRANREILIAVELIEFLEREGCVVGFGCYQLVLEGCLERKEYILAAKVVMRMTDKGFIPYIKVRQKVVEGLIDADAWNIACTVRQRFAELSS from the coding sequence ATGGCCACCACCTGCTTGacaatattcttttatgttggTACCTTTGATCTATCGAAAATGATAGTCAGAGCAGCAATAAAGCTTCATCAAATAGCcttcaacttttctttatgTCGTTCAATCTCTTCACTCGAACGATCAATCAAAGCTGCAATTGAAACCGAGTCCTATCAAGAAATCCCTGACCTACTAATTTCCTCAAAAATTCAATCTTTACACAACCCAAATCCTTTTTCCTTCTTGTCTACCTTCCCTTTGAATCAAAGAACGcatataattgataaaatctTACAATCTTTTATCACTATAAGACCTCACTCTCGCCTCAAGCTTGTCTATTCTTGTCTGCTTTCTCATACCCTTCAAAGTCCCAATCCTCTACCTCTTGCTCTAGCAATTCTCCAGCGTGGTTTTCGATCTGGGTTTATGCCTGAACCACAAATTCGTCTTTTTTTAACTTCTGCTTGGCTTAATACAAGAGTGCAACTTCATACTGTTGCTGGGATTCTGTTGGAAATGGAGTCTATTGGGTATTATCCTGATTGCGGCATCtgcaattatattatttattctctttGTTCTGTTGATCAGTTACCTGAGGCAGTTAAAGTTCTGAAGGGTATGAGTGGTGCAGGTTGTGTTCCTGATTTGGAATGTTACGATACTGTTATTGGCTCAATGAGTAAAGCAAGAAAAACTGTTGATGCAGTTGAGATAATGAAGGAAATGGTAGTGAAAGTTGGACTGAATCCAAGGCAGGGGACTATGATGAAATTAGCAGCTGCTTTGCGAGCGAATAGAGAGATATTGATAGCAGTTGAGCTAATTGAGTTCTTGGAGAGAGAGGGTTGTGTTGTGGGATTTGGATGTTATCAGCTTGTTCTCGAGGGATGCTTAGAACGTAAAGAGTATATTCTGGCTGCAAAAGTTGTGATGAGGATGACAGATAAAGGGTTTATACCTTATATCAAGGTCAGACAAAAGGTGGTTGAGGGGCTGATTGATGCTGATGCATGGAATATTGCTTGTACTGTGAGGCAAAGATTTGCAGAATTGAGTTCGTAG
- the LOC8264232 gene encoding zingipain-2, which produces MEAPTMIKNAGLMLITLCTLWIPSIARSEIHSLPIDSAPTAMKVRYDKWLEQYGRKYDTKDEYLLRFGIYHSNIQFIEYINSQNLSFKLTDNKFADLTNDEFNSIYLGYQIRSYKRRNLSHMHENSTDLPDAVDWRENGAVTPIKDQGQCGSCWAFSAVAAVEGINKIKTGNLVSLSEQELVDCDVNGDNKGCNGGFMEKAFTFIKSIGGLTTENDYPYKGTDGSCEKAKTDNHAVIIGGYETVPANNENSLKVAVSKQPVSVAIDASGYEFQLYSEGVFSGYCGIQLNHGVTIVGYGDNNGQKYWLVKNSWGKGWGESGYIRMKRDSSDTKGMCGIAMEPSYPIKD; this is translated from the exons ATGGAGGCACCTACAATGATCAAGAATGCTGGCCTGATGCTTATAACTCTTTGCACTCTGTGGATACCTTCAATTGCAAGGTCAGAAATCCATAGTCTACCTATAGATAGCGCCCCCACAGCCATGAAAGTGAGGTATGATAAATGGCTGGAACAATATGGTCGAAAATATGACACTAAAGATGAATATTTACTGCGGTTTGGAATATATCATTCCAACATTCAGTTCATTGAGTATATCAATTCTCAGAACTTATCATTCAAGCTCACTGACAACAAATTTGCGGATCTGACTAATGATGAGTTCAACTCTATCTACCTCGGTTATCAGATAAGGAgttacaaaagaagaaatcttAGCCACATGCATGAAAATAGCACAGACTTGCCAGATGCTGTAGACTGGAGAGAGAATGGTGCTGTGACCCCAATTAAGGATCAAGGACAGTGTG GGAGTTGTTGGGCATTCTCTGCAGTAGCAGCTGTGGAAGgcattaacaaaattaagacAGGAAATTTAGTATCTCTCTCAGAACAAGAGCTCGTAGATTGTGATGTTAATGGTGATAACAAGGGATGCAATGGTGGATTCATGGAAAAGGCATTTACATTCATTAAATCGATTGGTGGACTCACCACTGAAAATGACTATCCTTACAAAGGAACAGATGGCAGCTGTGAAAAAGCAAAAACTGATAACCATGCAGTGATAATTGGTGGCTATGAAACTGTACCTGCTAATAATGAGAATAGCCTAAAAGTGGCAGTTTCAAAACAGCCTGTATCAGTTGCAATTGATGCTAGTGGTTATGAATTTCAGCTCTACTCTGAAGGTGTCTTCAGCGGCTACTGTGGTATCCAACTCAACCATGGAGTCACGATAGTTGGCTATGGAGACAATAATGGTCAAAAGTACTGGCTTGTGAAAAATTCATGGGGCAAAGGGTGGGGCGAGTCTGGCTATATAAGGATGAAGCGTGATTCTAGTGACACGAAAGGTATGTGTGGCATTGCCATGGAGCCTAGTTACCCTATCAAGGATTGA
- the LOC8264231 gene encoding basic leucine zipper 61 translates to MAQLPPKIPNMQPTWPEFSHHQKLPSMGIIAPSNNNAAASTAAAAATTTQNPSWVDEFLDFSSARRGTHRRSVSDSIAFLEAPLIEECRAIGAPHHHHHHHHGSGHNSSSDFDKFDDEQFMSMFNDDISNAVAPSCSNPSTPSDHNSFNDEKEPTLSDQKQQKIRNESDEVQSQCQTDTQNPSNATNTTSSDRIIDPKRVKRILANRQSAQRSRVRKLQYISELERSVTSLQAEVSVLSPRVAFLDHQRLLLNVDNSALKQRIAALAQDKIFKDAHQEALKREIERLRQVYHQQNLKNMENATASPSPATDSTAPTEKGQQLLQV, encoded by the exons ATGGCACAATTACCTCCAAAAATTCCAAACATGCAACCAACATGGCCCGAATTCTCACATCATCAGAAATTGCCTTCCATGGGAATTATAGCACCTTCTAACAACAATGCTGCTGCCTCCAccgccgccgccgccgccACCACGACGCAAAACCCTTCATGGGTAGACGAATTCCTCGACTTCTCATCGGCGAGACGTGGGACCCACAGGCGGTCAGTTAGTGACTCAATTGCATTCCTTGAAGCACCATTGATAGAAGAATGTCGTGCCATAGGTGcacctcatcatcatcatcatcatcatcatggCTCTGGACATAACAGTAGCAGCGACTTCGATAAATTTGACGATGAACAATTCATGTCCATGTTCAATGATGATATTTCCAATGCGGTGGCGCCTTCCTGCTCCAACCCATCAACGCCATCGGATCATAATAGCTTTAATGATGAGAAAGAACCGACGTTGTCTGATCAAAAGCAGCAAAAGATAAGAAATGAGTCTGATGAGGTTCAAAGCCAATGCCAAACGGATAcacaaaatccatcaaatgcAACCAATACCACTTCCAGTGATCGAATTATCGATCCCAAAAGGGTCAAGAG AATCTTGGCAAATAGGCAATCTGCACAAAGGTCACGGGTAAGGAAGCTACAGTACATATCTGAGCTTGAACGAAGTGTCACCTCATTGCAA GCTGAAGTCTCAGttctatcaccaagggttgcctTTCTAGACCATCAACGCTTGCTTTTGAATGTTGATAATAGTGCTCTCAAGCAAAGAATTGCTGCCCTAGCTCAAGATAAGATTTTTAAAGATG CTCATCAGGAAGcattaaagagagaaatagaGAGACTAAGGCAAGTTTATCACCAACAAAACCTCAAGAACATGGAAAATGCTACAGCATCACCATCTCCAGCAACTGACTCCACAGCTCCTACTGAGAAGGGACAGCAACTACTCCAAGTTTAA
- the LOC112535728 gene encoding glutamate receptor 2.5 codes for MCALALAMEEIPYQKGLQNSTDSSRIASEILAPAHIFRLINVVGKSYRELGYWTENLGFSENIGIRGKYNKSMRILGQVFWPGGPWSVPRGWAAPTSTEPLKIGVPMGNQYKEFIHVKHDNRKGMTVTGFSVDIFKSALSFLPYTLPHNFVPFKGTYDSSVEQIKLRIVDAVVADTAIVANRCQFAEFTQPYADPGLQRQYNNQFAQGTIWEQIGRMLSTAFITIFSLKGDKLHSNLSRTAMVAWLFVVIVITQSFIPNLTTLLTVQRLDPVMVDVGTLKESRAKVGCDGNSFVVKYLEHVLGFDAENIVRIYSGDQNAQVLASGEINAAFLEVPCVKIFLAKNCRRLASSGPTFKVGGFGFVGVSKEFSISSDISEAILSPMDPAPNEVCLPDRQQPQHDPVEDENRQPNGFKDPIEDEHWSPDIQELLILIAEEHHLPGRLRDPVADGHCSTDRQQQQHDPVADEHHLPDRQQQQHDLVADEHHLPDRQQQRQH; via the exons ATGTGTGCTCTAGCTCTGGCAATGGAAGAGATTCCATATCAAAAGGGCCTTCAGAATTCAACAGATAGTTCTCGCATAGCATCA GAAATTCTTGCTCCGGCTCACATTTTTCGGTTAATTAATGTGGTCGGGAAAAGTTACAGAGAACTTGGATACTGGACTGAGAATTTAGGTTTCTCAGAGAACATTGGCATTCGTGGTAAGTACAACAAATCAATGAGAATTCTAGGACAAGTATTTTGGCCAGGAGGCCCTTGGTCAGTTCCTAGAGGATGGGCAGCACCAACAAGTACTGAGCCACTTAAAATTGGAGTTCCTATGGGGAATcaatataaagaatttatacATGTCAAACATGATAATCGTAAGGGTATGACTGTTACAGGCTTTTCCGTTGATATCTTCAAATCCGCCCTCAGCTTTTTACCTTATACATTGCCACATAATTTTGTTCCTTTCAAGGGAACCTATGACTCTTCGGTAGAACAAATTAAACTTCGG ATCGTTGATGCAGTAGTTGCTGATACAGCTATAGTGGCCAACCGGTGCCAATTTGCAGAGTTCACGCAGCCTTATGCTGATCCAGGCCTGCAG AGGCAATACAACAACCAGTTTGCCCAAGGCACTATTTGGGAGCAAATTGGAAGAATGCTCTCAACTGCTTTCATCACAATATTTTCACTGAAGG GAGATAAACTGCACAGCAATTTGTCTCGGACGGCAATGGTCGCATGGCTTTTTGTGGTAATAGTCATTACTCAAAGTTTCATTCCTAACTTGACAACCTTGCTTACTGTTCAAAGACTTGATCCAGTAATGGTTGATGTTGGAACACTGAAGGAGAGTAGAGCAAAAGTTGGGTGTGATGGAAACTCCTTTGTTGTGAAATATTTAGAACATGTCCTAGGTTTCGATGCTGAAAATATAGTACGAATATATTCAGGAGATCAAAATGCTCAGGTTCTTGCTAGTGGAGAGATAAATGCAGCATTTCTTGAAGTTCCATGTGTCAAAATTTTCCTAGCCAAAAATTGCAGAAGACTTGCCTCTTCAGGACCTACTTTTAAAGTCGGAGGTTTTGGATTTGTGG GAGTTTCCAAGGAGTTCTCCATATCTTCTGACATCTCTGAAGCAATTTTAAGC CCTATGGATCCTGCTCCAAATGAAGTTTGCTTGCCTGATAGACAGCAACCACAGCATGATCCTGTTGAAGATGAGAATCGCCAGCCTAATGGATTTAAAGATCCTATTGAAGATGAGCATTGGTCGCCTGATATACAGGAATTGCTTATTCTGATTGCAGAAGAACATCATTTACCTGGTAGACTGCGAGATCCTGTTGCAGATGGGCATTGCTCGACTGATagacagcagcagcagcacgATCCTGTCGCAGACGAACATCATTTGCCTGATagacagcagcagcagcacgATCTTGTCGCAGACGAACATCATTTGCCTGATAGACAGCAGCAGCGGCAGCATTAG